agcACAGTGAGAAATAGGGAAGGAACGATTGAAATCGACTTGAAACTTCCATAGCGAATGTTCTTCAAATGTCGTAGCGCCAGTAGCAGAAGTCTGAGCTCCACAATCCAAACATTTGTATGTATTTGAGTGTGTTTAGAATGCAAAACTTGATTTTAATACATTCATCAGGCCATCCAGGATCCCCCAAAGTACCTTGAACTCTTAGGGATCGAGACTCCGAAGAACAAAAGACGAATGAGACAATATTTTATTCAACTTGCTGCCGATATAAGACAATTGTTTGCGGAAGAGAAATGATCATAAGGGGAATATGCCAGTGCCTCTTCAAGTTACTTTCTAGCTAAATAAATGGGTTTAAACAATTTTATGGTGGAAAAACTCACTGCTGTCTATTATGCTTTCCATCAGTGTTtgtaatgataaaataaataatttaaaatactttttgtttCCGTGATTATGGAGAGGCCTGTGAGACTGCGTGGGACATAGGGAAGGACTGGGATGCGCAGTTGGAATCGGTGGGCGGGGTCTGTGGGGAGATGGGCGGGGCTTGAGGCGGCATCAGGAGCCGGGCCTGGAGATGGGGACCAGAAAGGGGCGGGGCCTGAGGGTCTAGTTGAGCGAGAGGGCGGGGCCGGCAGGTGGGAGATCCGGTTGATATCAGCTGGCATTTATGGGGGTGGGTGGAGGAAACTTGGGAAGGGTTTCAGGGAGCTGGCGGAGACCTCAGGAAGAAGGGTCCGGGGAAGGGGGGTGTTAGGATGTGGGGAGGTGACTGACGGGTTCTTTTGGGGGCTCTGTGGGGCTCCGAGAGGGGCGGAGCCTGGGAGAAGGTGTCTGTGAGGGTCGAGCGCCAGGGCGTGAATGTCTAGGAGTTGATGGGGGATGGACCTGAAGGTTCGGGGATGGTTGGATCCGGGAAGAGGCTTGGGATAGGAGCCGTCCTGCCGGCGGGAAACCGACAGTGGGTCCTGGGCTCCAGGAGACGGACTCCGCCGGTGGTGCCGCCCGCGGCGCGGGAGGATCGGGCCTCGGCGTCCCGGGAGCGCTCCAGGTCGCGTGGCCGCGGCGCCGCCCGCTCCTCCTCCCGGGACGGCGGCCGCGGAGGCCGGGGTCGAGGCCGCGCTGCCCGCCCCTCGCCCTCGCCCACAGGTGTGTGCCGACCCCCCTACCCGTGGGAGGAGGGGGCGCGGACTAGGACTGTGGGGGCGTGACCCTGTGACCCCGCCTCCTCTGCTctccacccccgccccgcccTAGGTGGTCGCGTGCCCCGTTTCGACCCCACAGCCTTTGTGAAAGCGAAGGAGAAGCAGCAGAGAGAGATCAAGATGAAGTGAGCGCCCACTTCCCCCTGTCCTGCCCACATCCCCGCCCCTTCACCTGGCCCCCTGACCTGTGCCCTGGTCTATCCCCGTTTCCCACCTGTGTCCATCGCCTGTCACCTGCTccatctctccccttccccctacCTGCTCCCGCTTCTCACCTGACCTTCGCCTCCTCTCCTGACAACCCCCCAGCTTGGTCTGTGACTCCCCGTGCTTTTCCCTACTTAGGCCGTGTGACCTCAGGCGGGTCACCGGCCCTGGCTGGGACCCCCAGGGGCGCAGCATCGCCCCTTCCCCACATTAGCTGGGCGCACAGGCGGGCGTCTCCCTCCCGCTCCCCAGGCCGCAGCAGCAGCGGAACCGACTGGGCAGCGGAGGAAGCGGGGACGGTCCGTCCATCTCCTGGTCTCGCCAGACCCGGCCCCGCGCTGCTGTGACCGGCCGAGGGGACGCGGCCAACCGCTGCCGGAACCGCAACTCCTCGGGTAGCTGGGCTGGAGCGCGGGGGGCGGGCGGGCCGGCGAGGCCGGGAGGCTCACCCTGTCCCTCTCCCCCTAGTGGACAGTTTCCGCAGCCGCTGCTCGTCTGCCAGCTCCTGCAGCGAGTTGGAGGATCTCTCGGAATCCCTTCAGAGAGGGGAGAGCTTGGACTGGGGGATGGACCGCCTCCAAACGGGTGTCTGGGGAGACTGTTAACAGTCTTCTGCTGGGAAAGTGggtgctggaggctggaggctTGAACCCACGGAGGAGGGCGAGATGGGAGGTGCCCAAGACCCCCACTGGGCCttgattcctccctcccccagcgctGGCCGCCGCGGGAAGCCTCCCAGCCCCCCCACGTGGAGCGGGTCCAACAGGGTGAGTGTCCTTCCTCAGGCTATGGAGGAGGTGGGGCAGCGTGAAACCACCAGAGGCCGCTGTCCCTCTCTCCCATGAGTCCATTCTGGGGAGTCAGGATACAGAGGCAGCTACGAAAAGTCTCTGGACTCAGAGTGTTTTGAGATCCTTGGATGGGAGGGGGTATGAgggtgggctgggggcagagGACGCTGGGCAGAGCACCTGCTCTGGCCTCAAACTGCCAGGTCTTAAAACCTGGCTCCCCTTCCTGTCACCTGTGACTCAAGGCAGTtagcctctctggacctcagtttctttatcagttaagtgGGGATGGTTATAGTGGTCACCTTAGAGGGGTCTGGTGGAGGTGCAAGGCGCTTATTTTGCATAGAATAAGTGCCCCTTAGGTGTCAGCCTTTATTTTTTCTGGGGTCCTTAGGGTTCCGAATTTCCGGTAGCATTTAGGGGGCAGGAATAGAGGAAGGGTGCCAGACCCCCTTCGACAAAGAGTCACAGTGAGTGCATCTTTATCCGAGGGGAAGCAGTGGGGTTTCTGACTGACAGCGGGGTGAGTGGAGATACACAGGACCTCAGCCTTGGTAGTGTGGCCAAGTCTGGATGATGCTGTACAGCTGGTCGCCTGGAGAGAGCGTGTCCCGCACATCCCGGTGTCCTTTGACCTCATAGTCGGGCCTCAGGGCTCCCCGGGCCACGCCACAGGCCAGCAGACTCTGGGCCGCCCTGAGGGCTCGTTGCGGGGGCGCCCGCTCTGcgggaggcagaggcaggagttAGGTTGGGGCCCCCTGGAGGGCAGAGGTCGTGTGTGGCAGGGGTTCCCATGGTGCCctcccagctggcccactggggaccagaactggctctgccactccctggcagtgactccacctctctgtgcctcagtttcctcactgtgaAAGGAGAGACTCATGGCAGCTGCCCATAGGGCTGTGGGATGATAACATGAGTTACTTTCTGCACAGAGGAAGCCCTCAGCCAATGCCGGCTGGCAAGATTCTTGCTGATTCTCCTTCCTCTGCCCACAGACCTCCGGTTCCTACCCACAGCCATAGCTGCCATTTATCCAGCACTTCTTCGGTGCCGGGGACTGGCCTAAGAACCTTATATAGGTGACCTAGTCCTCACCAGAACCGTGTGGTTGAAAGTGGTCGCTGTCCAAAGGAGGcaatgaggctcagaaaagcagagtcactgcccaaggtcacagagcttgtAGGTGGCAAAGCCTCTGAACCACCACACACCACACCTGCCATCCTCCTGGCCCCATGTCGCCCCTGTCCCGATGGCTGGACACTCACTTACCCATGTAGTTACCAATGAAGCTGATGCCGATTGACTTGGCGTTCCAGGTGGGACCAGAGTGGGCGCCCTGGGTGTTCCAGCCCCGGCCCTCATACACAAGCCCGTCTTCTCCAATCAGGAagctgtggggggtggggggtagatgagtgagggagggcttcctgggggaggacctctcttcctcctccactcACCCTGCCCCTGTTCCTGCCACTCACACACAATCCCCCGacaccctccctcttcctccccaatCTTCCACAATAATAGCAATGACAGTGGCCcctgccatgtgccaagcacagctctatatgtatgtttttccatcttcacagcaaccctgtgagtCACTACTGCCTCCATTCCGTATATGATCAGAGAGGTGGAAacacctgcccagggtcacacagtgggtcagaggcagagccaggattttcaCCCAGGTCTCTGTGACTCCCACCCACATGGTCTGATTTCttgctctctcctgcctccctggagGATCTGTCCCACTCTTGATTTGATGGGTCCTCGCATGCAGTCCTCTGAGGGAGCACTGCTATCATCTCCGCTTTAAGCTGAGGAAGCAGAGACTTAGAAAGAGAGATGATTCACCCAAGGTCATGCCCTGGGGACCCTTGCCTCTCAGACTCTCCACCAAGAAGCTCTTCTGCCCTCACCCCAGCCTGCTTCCTGCTTCCTgctctgtgctgggtaccctgAGTGACAGGATGGGGACTCAAGGGCTGGCACCACAACCAGACCAGGCCCTGGAGCCCCAGCATCTGCCAATCTTGGCAGCAGATACTTAAGACTCCCTCATCAGCACGTCTTATTGAGCGAGTCTGACTTGGCACATTGAATTGACCAGGGGGTCAGCTTCTGGAACTGCAGTGTCTGCCTCCTCAGCCCTCTGGCTCACAGCTCACCAATGACGCACAGAACGTTGGGACTTTCCAACCTTGGGTCCTGAATCTGCCACTTAGGAAACCACACGCTCAGAATCCGGCTCTGAAGAGACTAGAAATACTATAGTGGTGCTGGCCCCAGGACTGGGTGGTTATGGCCCGGccgcagccccagcccctggaagGCAAGTGGTGCTCCCTGTGCATTTGTCACACGGAGGCATCTGACTGAAACCTCAGCCACCACCACCAGCGGGGTACAGTCAGGAGCCCATTGTACcagggaagaaactgaggctcagagagagaaggCGACGTGACAAGGAAGGGGGATTCAGAACGTTTGAAGCACACTCTGAATCCTAAAATCTGAGAAGCCGACTTCTCTGCTTCTGTAAGAGGATTCAAGCCAGAGGGTGCGGACCAGGCTCTGGTCTTCTGACTTCATGGAAACACCTAGATGGAGCGCCCACCTCTTGGAAACAAAATCTGGAAGTTGGAGCCTTTGAATTGTAAGATCTTGAGCCTGAAGAGCTGGGGACACCCTTGGAGGCATCTAGATTTCTCTCAGTGAGGTCCTCAGATTCCCCGGCCTCCCGCAGCCCCACTGAAGCAGTCTCTAAGGGAGGGACCTGGGGACCTGCATCTCTAGGAAGGCGATGCTGGTGCTTCCCGAGCTCTGAGAACCTGTGGGGTTCAAACCCTCTCTCGCTGTGGAAACCTGtgtgctggagcccagcctgttACCCTGGGCAGGGCGCTGGTGGGCGTGGGCCCCAGAGACAGATCTGAGTGTCCCCGACCCTGTTTCTGCCCTTGCCCCCTCGagtctgtcctccccacagcagccagagggagctCCTTACACTAAGCAGGCTCCCGTCCTCCTCAGAGCAGAGCCACCGTCCTCACCGGGCGCGGGGCCCACAGGCCCTGTGCCCTCCGTCCCCTCCTCCtcatttcctctttcctcccaGCCACCTCCAGCCACCCCGACCTCTGTCCTTCAGGGTGACCCGCTCGCTCGGCCTCAGAGCCTTTACCCCGCTCTTCCCCcagctcactcactcttccctcAGCTCCCCCGTCCCAGAGTCACCTCAGCCactcttcctttttattgtcacttctgtcactgtgTGAATTCATCTGGGTGACTTTGCTTGTTTCTCCCTGCTAATCTTTAAATCCTCCTGGGCTACACTCCATCAGTTCAAGGCTGTGTCCCCATCCCAGCATCCGGCACACGGCCTGACACATAGCAGGTGCCTAATGGCCATAGTCCGTGCATTTTGGGGCTCTGACTACGTGCCAGGCAGTGTCCTAAGAGCCTGGCCTGTATTGGCTGGTTAGTGACCAAGTGGGCACAATCCCGTTGActgtgcagaggaggaagaagagactgAAGCTGAGAGGGTGAGTGACCTGCCCCGGGTCTCGGCCACCGTGAGCAGAGCTGGGACAGGAGCCCCGCCCCGTGCTTCACCAGCCTGTGTCCGCCTCCTAACAAAGCACGGACTTTCTGAGGGGACCCCAGGGTTGAGGACACCGTGGTGCGTGTTGGCAAAGTCTGTCCCTTCCCTGGAGCAGCAGAGCTTGGATATCAGCCTGTTTCCCCTTGTCCTGGTATCTTTGTGCTGCCTGTGCACGCCCAGCCCTCCGTGGCGACACTGGAGAAATGGACATGCCCAGGGTGTCAGCCAGGCGGCTCAGAACCGGGTCCCACTGCCCCCCAGGCCTGCgcacctttccctcctccagccccggcTCCACCTGTGTCCCTCCGCACTCACTTGTAGCTCACGTCGCACCAGCCCAGTTTCTGCACATGGTAGCTCTGCACGTTCCGGACCTGCCTCACGCACGAGGCCGGGGTGTCGCAGGGGCTGCTCGCCGTGTGCGCCACCACCACGTAGCGCACAGGCAGGTTCAGGCGCTGTTCGCACGTGGATGCCAGGGCCCCCCACTCTCTCCGGGGCACAATGGGGCCGCATGAGATCAAATCTTCTTGAGCCACTCCGAGCCCGAGGAGGGTGAGGAGGGTCCAGGCGAGCAGCGCGCAGGGGTGGGACATGGCAGGCATGGGGCACAGGGACGTCTAGGAGCTCGTGGCTGGCTGGGCCGTCTTTATATGCTGGGGCAGAACGGCTGGGACGGCCTTGCTTCATGAAGGCAGGACATCCCGGGCAGCTTACAGGGATCCCGGACTCTGCTTCCTTCCCTGGCAGGGCTGCAACAGGATGCGGTGTGGTCAGCCCTAGTGAGGTCGGGAGCTAAGAGCCCCTGACAAAACCATGGGGCCCCTCATCCAGCCAAGAgccggggtggggaggggtgcacAGACCCCTGGGCGCTTCACCCTGTGGTTCCTGGAAGACCCAGGGCCTGGATCCCTGCCCCGCTTTGTCTCTCAGTGCAGCGTTGGGCAATTCAACAGGAACTTAACACCAGAGAAGCGCCCGGGgcctcatctccctcctcccagaagAATGGAGGTAACAAAGACTCTCGTTTTTGCTCCCAGGTCCACATGCGATGTCCTTAACCCTTTCAGCAAACTGAAGAGGTGAGTACTGGGAGGCCCATTTCACagtggaggagactgaggcctggagGGGATGTCACGTTGCTGAGACACAGGAGATAGTGGAGCCTGGTGGTCCAGAGCCCAGatcagagccaggctgcctgagATTTATTTCTGGCCACACTCTCGTGTTGAGCTCAGGCAGGTGACCTAACCGTTCTGTGCCTGTTTTCTCCACTGCAAAATGGGGGGATAATGTAAAGTCCCTAACTCCTAGGGTGGACGTGGGATTAAATGTTGACAAGGGTGGAGCCCTTAGATGTCTGGCTCCTAAGGCCCCAGAAGCGCCACTGGGACTGGAGCTCACATCTGCCCTTGGTAGTAAGCAGCGTGCTTACGTGGGGCCACTGGCAGCTCCACTGTGCACAGGAGGGAACCTGACCTCCAGAGAGGAACAGCCATTTGCCCAGGGCCACCCGGTGGCTGGGGATCCActgttggggaggaaggctttccTGGGGGCTctgccctgcccaggcccccgttCCCACTCCCTCCCAGAGCGCCTGGTGAGTTCAGGGCCGACTGCCTGGGttgttcttcctcctttcctcctacTTTAGTGgactaaaaaaaattacaaaagtaacGCATGCCAGCTGTAACTAGTTGAATTGATAGGAAGGTTAATCACTTGTGTCCCTCCAGCTCCGCCCACCCGAGGTCCCCAGCGAGACCAGTGTTGGGTGTTTCTCCCACCATATTCCCCATGCTCAGGTGGATCATGCTTACACTCATGACGTCATCGGATAGCGCACCAGGCAGCTCTAAGCCCTTTCCATGAATTATCTCATCACGTGCTCCCAACAGTTTGTGAGGTGGATGTTATTATTAACCTTTCGCAGTCgcggaaactgaggcctggaggggTCACCACGTCCAGGGAGAAGATGGTGATGTCGGGGTTTAGCCACAGGCTTCCTGGCTCCAGAGATGAAGTTCTAAACGATATTCTGCTTCCTACAAACATATGTAAGggcatatttttgaaaaattaacatCCAAACCATGCACATCAATTTGTCTTTTGTCACCTAATATTTCATGTACATCTCTCCAGGTCAATGCATTGAATTCTAATTTATTCTTCATAGTAgttgcataatatttcattgtatacgtTCACCATTTTGATATAATCCTTTCTTTCCTGGAAGTTTCCTGTTCTTTCCCCCAGTGTTGCACAAAATATTGTCAAACATATAGCCCAACACACTGGAGCACTTATAAATTATACATACACACTCCCTAGGTCAAAGCacatacataataaataaatatcaccAAATAGTTTTCCCCAAAAGTCTGTTAACAAGTCACACTTCCACCAGTAACGTTTTGGAGCTTCACTCACTCCAGAAGTGGGTGTTCTACTTCTCAAATGTATGGGTATAAAGAGATATCTCTCTGTAActttaattgacatttttatgacCACTCAGGAGATTGAGTATTTTTCTATGTTTGCTGCCCATTTGGATTTGTCACTTGGATTTGTTTTCTGTCAGCTGCCTGTTCATCTCTgttgcccatttaaaaataaatgggttgtttgtcttcttgtTATCAATTTCAAAATGACAAAAAGAATCCCGTAACTGAGATTGTTGAGTTGTTCGGTatgtacattttgtgtctctcaGTTCCTTTTAAAGGCATGAAAGaataacatacatatagaaaGAGGTACAAACGCACTTGATAGAGTTACTAGAATTCATAAAATACAATATGTAGAATTAATAGAATAGAGTGGAGAGCTCTATTAATTTTCACACCATGAATACAGTGTGTATCCAGCACCCAGATCAGGAAATAGAGCTACACATAAAATTGtagtagatattgccaaatacTATTCCAAAAGagttttagtatttcttttcccCCTTAATGGGATCAGTTTTTAAATGCTATACCAATCCAAGGAATGGTGTCTCATTATTGTtgtatttgtatttccttgaACATCGGAGCAGTGATTgtctttttacatatttatggCTGTTTGCACCCTTCTTCTGTGAGCAGTCTGTTCATCTCTCTTAATCATTTTCCTGTTGGGTTGTTGTATATGTGGATATTAACCCTGTGTCTGTCAAATGGGCTGCAAATGTTTTCCTCCAGTCGAtcaaaaaaatgtattgttttttattttatagtttctgtGTTTCCTGTCTTGCCTTAAGAAGTCTTTCCACAACAAGATTATAAgacattttctattaaaaaaatgttatcttgtGTTCTATTTTCAGTCCTTTACCTGTACTGGAATTTATGATAgctatggtgtgaggtaggggtctaaATTTGTTTCCAAATGCTCACCATTGATCCCAGCCCCATTTGTTAAATAGTTAGACTTGGTTTTAAATTGTAgccctgccacttattagctgcatgaccttgggcaactggGCAGCAGTTGACACAGTTGATCAATTCCTTCTTCTTGAAATGCTCACTTCCTTTAGGTTCTGTTTCATAAGACTGTCTtgattttccttctgcttctctggaTGGGCTTTTGTTCTCCCTTTCAGATCATTCTTCCCTCCTTGATCATTATGCTACACTTTTTCTGCCAGGTGATCTTATCCAGAACATGGCTTCAGCCACCACCAAAGTGCAGGTGATTTCCAGATTTTTCTGTCCAACTCAGTGCTCTCAGCTGAATTCTGGATCTGTGTATCCACATGTCTCCTTGACATCTGCACTAGGATGTCCCACAAGCCCCTCAAATGCAAGATTTCCAAACGGCTCATGCTTTGCTCCTCCAAAATCAGCCCCCTTCCAGGACCCCTGTGTCAGGGAACGATATGATCATCTTCCAGTTACAGAAGCCAGACATCTGAGCACCATCCTTGGTGCACCCTACTCTCTCCCCCAAACGGCACCCGAAACCATGCTGAGCCCATATCAGGTGCTCAATAGTTACTGAATGATTGAAGGAATATCCAACCTGCCCCCAAGTCATGTTGCTGTTCCCTCCTAAACATCTAATGACTGTGACCACTCTTGTCGATTTCTGCTCTCTGCATGCTGGTCCAACCATCTTCTCCTCACACCTGATGTTGCTCCCACCTCCTCAGTGACCTCTCAGCATGCACCCTGGTCCCCATGAGGCCAAAGCTCAGATCAAAAGTGAGTCACATTTATCTGTGGCTTCTCATGACTCTTAGGAAGAGTCCAAGCTCCTCACCGTGGCCGCCAGCACggcctccctccaccccagcctcccCTCGCTCACTCCTGAGACCCTCTTCCTGAGTCCCCAGCCACCCTGCCCTTCTTGCTGCCCTTGAAGATGATCTGACTTCCCTGACCCCAGGGGACTTTGGACAAACTGTGTACAGGTTTTAATAGAGGAATCTTAAGAAATTCAGGAACTTTGCACCTTCACTGGAAGATTACAAAACACTCAGCTAGCCTTTTGTAAAAAGACAGGAATATTTACACATCGGATTCCTTAATGATACTAAGAATATAATCATTAGCCAGGTGGCGTGAAGTCTTCTCTTGTTagaattttattaattctttatcTTGTCAGCTTAATGTGGAGACAGGCCCTTGTGAACACTTCCTGCAACTGCAATCTGTAATTGTTGCCTTTAATCCTGAGACTGTATTACTTATGTCCTTTTTGGAGAGGAGGAAGTTAGATTTGCTCCCTGTATGTTTTAGGAAGttgaatttttaatgatttaactCACCAACTCCCTCATTTGGTCTTGTTAAAATTAATTCAGCCAGTATAAAAAGTCTTCAGATTGTCTTGCAATTAGCaaaaaacacttgttttctttGTTGTATCAACAATGATAGAAGTCAGACTAACGGTGATCATAGCAAGGACCAGTTTAAAACACAATGTAGAATCCTGATGTTTTTCCTTGATGTTCCCAAACCTGGAATGTTCACCTCCCTACTGACCGCATCCTAATTGTCCCTTACTATTCCTTCAGTGTCACCTTCTCAGGGTGACATCTCATTCTCATATCTCAGATTAGGACAAACCCTGCTATTTGCTTTCCTCACACCATGTCCTCTCCTTCTTCGTATTTATCACAACTGTAGTTGTGAACTTACCTGTGTAattctttgattaatttctatctTTCTTACTATACATTGAGGTCTATAAGTAGGGTCATTGTATAACTTATTGTCCAAACCACAATACTTGAGAGTGAAAGAGGGAGCTATTGATAATTATGCTGGGTCAATAGGTGTAGATGGGCCTGTCCCAAATAATCCAGCTGCAGTATAGTTGTCTCATTTAAAGATAGAGAAAGGGctatcattttttccttctcagtCACCATT
This genomic window from Diceros bicornis minor isolate mBicDic1 chromosome 34, mDicBic1.mat.cur, whole genome shotgun sequence contains:
- the LOC131397597 gene encoding peptidoglycan recognition protein 1-like; amino-acid sequence: MSHPCALLAWTLLTLLGLGVAQEDLISCGPIVPRREWGALASTCEQRLNLPVRYVVVAHTASSPCDTPASCVRQVRNVQSYHVQKLGWCDVSYNFLIGEDGLVYEGRGWNTQGAHSGPTWNAKSIGISFIGNYMERAPPQRALRAAQSLLACGVARGALRPDYEVKGHRDVRDTLSPGDQLYSIIQTWPHYQG